The Colletes latitarsis isolate SP2378_abdomen chromosome 1, iyColLati1, whole genome shotgun sequence genome has a segment encoding these proteins:
- the LOC143351811 gene encoding popeye domain-containing protein 1-like, whose protein sequence is MARTTRSRRKMANTTDAPSPASSLLSSTTTTPFTSPTSTTYSTEGYTFNYSGLSSLGGYSLEDLNYTEFWVDVWNSTEASNVTERLNTTVLSSGGGYCDEWEAAQHKLFQAANLFFAAAFLVPRSFKASVLALRTFLTAGFMLAALWAGITICALDAMLWCLALGLLNGIHSLILACRFLPPALSPELAELYLKLFKPYKVSKKHFQELAKEARILKLDSGQTYATEGVTPADERLSILLRGRLKVTCDGTHLHHIKAYQFVDSPEWEAMHENIDDVFQVTIRAEESSTYICWTRLKLLRVLRHRPLLKVVLNTLIGKDITSKLYALNEQLAGVAAASETTTSNPYRGVARSLSVDAVNTETAGRVRSTTWKAQRRHSNPRSDRSSPSRYSHQYWAPVVANHFPPTSPFTPGQNLGYSLLPQGVQFSPPPRAPLLSHQPLTRQRSGGTSGDYTLLPQTPKLERKRSKKGTREVKFETPV, encoded by the exons ATGGCCCGTACCACGCGCTCGCGACGAAAAATGGCGAACACGACTGATGCTCCTTCGCCTGCGAGCAGCCTTTTGTCGTCCACCACGACGACACCGTTCACCAGCCCGACATCGACAACCTACTCCACCGAGGGCTATACCTTCAATTACAGCGGCCTGTCTAGCCTGGGTGGCTACTCGTTGGAGGACTTGAATTACACGGAATTCTGGGTGGACGTATGGAATAGTACCGAGGCCAGTAACGTGACCGAGAGGTTAAATACCACTGTACTATCATCGGGAGGAGGCTACTGCGACGAATGGGAAGCAGCGCAGCACAAACTCTTCCAG GCGGCGAATTTGTTCTTCGCGGCGGCGTTCTTGGTGCCGCGGTCTTTCAAGGCCTCAGTGTTGGCTCTTCGCACATTTCTGACGGCCGGCTTCATGCTGGCCGCCCTTTGGGCCGGGATCACCATATGCGCCCTGGACGCCATGCTATGGTGCCTGGCCCTCGGCCTTCTGAACGGTATTCACTCCCTCATACTAGCCTGTCGATTTCTGCCGCCTGCGCTCAGTCCGGAGCTCGCCGAGCTCTATCTGAAACTCTTCAAACCGTACAAGGTCAGCAAGAAGCacttccaggaactggccaaggaGGCGAGGATACTCAAGCTGGATTCTGGTCAGACCTACGCCACGGAAGGCGTCACGCCCGCCGACGAACGGCTATCGATACTCTTGCGTGGCAG GCTGAAAGTGACTTGCGACGGGACGCACTTGCACCACATCAAAGCTTATCAGTTCGTCGACTCGCCGGAATGGGAGGCCATGCACGAGAACATCGACGACGTCTTCCAAGTGACGATCAGAGCCGAGGAGTCCAGCACGTACATCTGTTGGACCAGGCTGAAGTTGCTCAGGGTACTCAGGCATAGGCCGCTACTTAAGGTCGTCCTCAACACCCTCATCGGTAAGGACATTACGTCCAAGTTGTACGCCCTTAACGAGCAGCTCGCTGGTGTCGCCGCGGCCAGTGAGACAACCACGTCGAATCCTTACAGGGGCGTCGCGAGAAGTCTTAGCGTCGACGCTGTTAACACTGAAACTGCCGGAAGAGTACGCTCAACAACGTGGAAGGCACAGAGGAGGCACAGCAATCCGCGCAGCGACA GGAGTTCACCCTCCCGGTACTCGCACCAATACTGGGCGCCCGTGGTGGCGAATCACTTCCCGCCGACTTCGCCGTTCACCCCGGGCCAGAACCTCGGGTATTCGTTACTGCCGCAGGGTGTTCAGTTTTCACCGCCGCCGCGGGCACCCCTCCTGTCGCATCAGCCGTTGACAAGGCAGCGCAGCGGAGGCACGAGCGGCGATTACACACTGCTACCTCAGACACCCAAGCTGGAGAGGAAACGCTCGAAAAAGGGAACCAGGGAG